The Henckelia pumila isolate YLH828 chromosome 2, ASM3356847v2, whole genome shotgun sequence genome includes a window with the following:
- the LOC140882298 gene encoding splicing factor Cactin-like, whose protein sequence is MLPILQLNRFAPFLDTELGMPSSMGRRRECSVSESDDESKSASRRKSRMRRHQHGDSDDSEDDVSVSKRKGKRKISEEEIAEYLGKKAQKKAVRVSKKLKSQTISGYSNDSNPFGDSNLNEKFVWRKKIERDVNQGMPLDEFSIKAERKKQRERMAEIEKVKKRREERAVEKAQHEEEMALLARERARAEFQDWEKKEEEFHFEQSKFRSEIRIREGRNKPIDILTKHLEPSDDFEIELNEPYMVFKGLTVKEMEELHEDIKMHLDLDRATPTHIQYWEALLVVCEWELAEANKRDALERARVRGEQLPTEITGEERGLHASIEADVKNLLQGKTYGELEALQSQIESQMRSGTAKVVEYWEAIIKRLHIYKAKACLKEIHVKMLHKHLERLETPAGVKKEETDVSPPQDEQEFHPDVNDSEILSPQPLMDDEIQEEEAEGAYSPQLMHGDETEDAIDPEEDRMILEKKRIAVKEERRIHELALRPAPPVDNFENNALRAMGATEEGDAVFGSNNEINLDSQVYWWHDKYRPRKPKYFNRVHTGYEWNKYNQTHYDHDNPPPKIVQGYKFNIFYPDLVDKIKAPTYTIEKDGDSSETCIIRFHAGPPYEDIAFRIVNKEWEYSHKKGFKCTFERGILHVYFNFKRYRYRR, encoded by the exons ATGCTCCCTATCCTTCAACTCAACCGCTTTGCGCCATTCTTGGATACTGAATTAG GGATGCCGTCATCAATGGGACGTCGGCGGGAGTGTTCCGTCTCCGAATCGGACGATGAATCCAAATCAGCTTCTCGTCGCAAGAGCCGGATGCGACGCCACCAACATGGAGACTCGGATGACTCTGAAGACGATGTCTCTGTCTCGAAGAGAAAGGGTAAGAGGAAGATTTCAGAGGAGGAAATTGCTGAATACCTAGGGAAAAAGGCGCAGAAAAAG GCTGTGAGAGTTTCTAAAAAATTGAAGTCCCAGACCATCTCTGGATATTCCAATGATTCAAATCCTTTTGGTGATTCTAATCTTAACGAAAA ATTTGTATGGCGAAAGAAGATTGAGCGCGACGTAAATCAAGGAATGCCATTAGATGAGTTCTCCATCAAAGCGGAGAGGAAAAAGCAGAGAGAGAGAATG GCTGAGATTGAAAAGGTCAAAAAAAGGAGGGAGGAAAGGGCTGTTGAGAAAGCACAACATGAGGAAGAGATG GCACTGTTGGCAAGAGAGCGTGCTCGAGCTGAGTTTCAAGACTGggagaagaaagaagaagag TTTCATTTCGAGCAAAGTAAATTTCGGTCGGAGATTCGGATACGTGAAGGTCGAAACAAACCAATTGATATTCTCACCAAACATCTTGAGCCTTCAGATGATTTTGAGATAGAGCTAAATGAACCATACATGGTTTTCAAG GGTTTGACTGTAAAAGAAATGGAAGAGCTTCATGAAGACATTAAGATGCACCTTGATTTAGACCGAGCAACTCCTACCCATATTCAATATTGGGag GCACTTCTGGTGGTTTGTGAATGGGAACTAGCTGAAGCTAATAAAAGGGATGCCCTAGAGCGTGCCAGAGTGCGAGGAGAGCAACTACCAACAGAGATTACAGGTGAAGAAAGAGGTTTGCATGCGAGCATTGAAGCAGATGTTAAGAATCTTTTGCAAGGAAAAACCTATGGTGAACTAGAGGCCCTTCAATCCCAGATTGAGTCTCAAATGCGATCTGGGACTGCCAAGGTGGTGGAGTATTGGGAAGCCATTATTAAACGTCTCCATATTTACAAAGCAAAG GCTTGTTTGAAAGAAATTCATGTGAAAATGCTGCACAAGCATTTGGAGCGACTTGAAACACCAGCGGGGGTTAAAAAGGAAGAAACAGATGTAAGTCCACCGCAGGATGAGCAGGAGTTCCACCCAGATGTAAACG ATTCTGAAATTCTTTCTCCGCAACCCTTGATGGATGATGAGATCCAAGAGGAAGAAGCAGAAGGAGCATATTCCCCACAGTTGATGCATGGTGATGAGACTGAAGATGCGATTGACCCTGAGGAGGACAGAATGATTCTG GAAAAAAAACGTATTGCTGTAAAGGAAGAGAGGCGTATCCACGAACTTGCTTTAAGGCCAGCTCCTCCTGTGGATAACTTTGAGAACAATGCCTTGAGAGCCATGGGAGCCACCGAGGAAGGTGATGCTGTATTTGGCTCAAATAATGAAATTAACCTTGATTCCCAG GTGTACTGGTGGCATGATAAATACCGTCCAAGAAAGCCAAAATATTTTAATCGCGTCCACACTGGCTACGAGTGGAACAAATACAACCAAACTCATTATGATCATGACAATCCTCCCCCCAAGATTGTGCAGGGATATAAGTTCAATATTTTTTACCCAGATCTTGTTGACAAAATAAAAGCTCCAACTTACACCATCGAGAAAGACGGAGATAGCAGCGAGACTTGTATCATTAGGTTTCATGCTGGACCCCCTTATGAAGATATT